In Leptodesmis sichuanensis A121, the following are encoded in one genomic region:
- a CDS encoding CHAP domain-containing protein — protein MALEEDIRWFKQQFLSKIEKAVQGTPFKPDLLVAIAVQETGYIWRNLYKRMPVSDVLTLCVGDTIDSPKRSAFPKTKAELLSVSNGDKMFSIARKSLELMATYIRGYESSVSNPDKFCHGFGIFQYDLQFFLENPDYFLQKQWYSFDNCLQLCIRELKQALRRVYGNGKAELTDKEMVYVAIAYNRGRVNFNLGFKQGYFDGTKYYGQYIWDYLQTSKSILVREQFMRAVWFEIFRKEENGNAYPVIAGMNGDKCVKLFELKSRSIAELKHIFEGDPWAATFVVAPKDKPIPTPVPEEDIRQKVLDIAVREASKGRSHAPGNEIDVLVLDPLRPIMVELGHLGAGQKDDFYNWCAAWVTYVCRSANIKIPDRYKTFWASVALVDSWRDMGKRTGAWFPKGTRSPKPGDIVCFNWDGDADLDHIGIVRGSEPGAVLTCEGNKNNSEGLFTRNLSVVDGFLDIEILASQLT, from the coding sequence ATGGCACTCGAAGAAGACATCCGCTGGTTTAAGCAGCAATTCCTTAGCAAAATTGAGAAGGCTGTTCAAGGTACACCATTTAAACCTGATTTACTAGTTGCCATTGCAGTACAAGAAACGGGTTACATATGGAGAAATTTATATAAAAGGATGCCCGTCTCTGATGTGCTAACACTTTGTGTCGGTGACACAATTGATTCTCCCAAGCGAAGCGCATTTCCTAAGACTAAAGCAGAATTATTGAGTGTCTCAAACGGAGACAAGATGTTTTCCATCGCAAGAAAGTCTTTGGAGTTGATGGCAACATATATTCGAGGTTATGAAAGTTCTGTTAGTAATCCTGACAAGTTTTGTCATGGATTTGGTATTTTTCAATATGATCTGCAATTTTTTCTAGAGAATCCAGACTATTTTCTTCAGAAGCAGTGGTATAGCTTTGACAATTGCTTACAACTATGTATTCGTGAATTAAAACAGGCACTCAGGAGAGTCTATGGTAACGGCAAAGCTGAGTTAACCGATAAAGAAATGGTATATGTTGCTATTGCTTATAACCGAGGAAGAGTTAATTTTAATCTTGGATTTAAACAAGGATACTTTGATGGCACAAAGTATTACGGTCAATACATCTGGGACTATTTGCAGACTTCTAAATCCATATTAGTGAGGGAACAGTTTATGAGAGCAGTCTGGTTTGAAATCTTTCGCAAAGAAGAAAATGGAAACGCTTATCCAGTTATTGCTGGGATGAATGGAGATAAATGTGTCAAGTTGTTCGAGCTAAAGTCTCGTTCAATTGCTGAGCTTAAACATATTTTTGAGGGTGATCCTTGGGCAGCGACATTTGTTGTTGCTCCTAAAGATAAACCGATTCCTACCCCTGTTCCTGAAGAAGATATTCGTCAGAAAGTTCTAGACATTGCAGTGAGAGAGGCTTCCAAGGGAAGAAGTCATGCACCTGGGAATGAAATTGATGTTCTTGTTCTTGATCCATTGCGTCCTATTATGGTCGAGCTAGGTCATCTAGGAGCAGGTCAAAAAGATGATTTCTATAATTGGTGTGCGGCCTGGGTAACCTATGTTTGCCGCTCTGCGAACATTAAAATTCCTGATCGTTACAAGACCTTCTGGGCAAGTGTTGCTTTGGTTGACTCTTGGAGAGATATGGGAAAGCGTACAGGTGCTTGGTTTCCAAAAGGTACAAGATCACCAAAGCCAGGAGATATCGTTTGCTTCAATTGGGATGGGGATGCAGATTTAGATCATATAGGAATAGTGAGAGGCTCGGAACCAGGCGCAGTTTTGACATGCGAGGGAAATAAGAATAATAGTGAGGGATTGTTTACCCGCAATTTAAGTGTTGTTGATGGTTTTCTGGATATTGAAATTCTAGCAAGTCAACTCACCTAG